The following proteins are encoded in a genomic region of Natronorubrum halophilum:
- a CDS encoding long-chain-fatty-acid--CoA ligase: METPLIVTDFLEQARTHYGGEEAIVGADGDRFTYAEFGERADRFSAALQERGIEKGDRVAVLDPNTHYHLEAAYGAMQIGAVFTPLNYRLTPDDYEYILSDAGVDAIYADYEYADKIEAIRDEIPTETFVTNDLERVEGGGADEAGRSSSSSAGAWEDFDALLSSAGTEFDRPEMSEDEIITINYTSGTTGDPKGVCRTHRTESIHAYLMSIYHEISDDDVYLWTLPMFHVNGWGHIYAVTGMGATHVCTRGVNPDEVVEAVTTEDVSFLCAAPAVLNQLIDYYEAQGEPEMMGANRVRATTAGSAPPEATIRAVEEEFGWYLKHLYGATETGPLITISDAKRLMTDENRFELKKRQGMGILGTDVRVVDEDGADVPRDDATLGEVVVRGNQVMDRYWDKPEATEEAFNDRVEGYYHTGDLATMDENGMIAIRDRKKDIIISGGENISSIELEDTLFDHDAVADVAIIPAPSEQWGETPKAFVVPTNGDPENPPVAADELTDFTRERLASYKVVHRIEYVEELPKTATGKTQKYELRQEEWDDEDRLIGEG; encoded by the coding sequence ATGGAGACACCGCTCATCGTCACCGACTTTCTCGAGCAGGCGCGGACACACTACGGCGGCGAAGAGGCCATCGTCGGCGCGGACGGTGACCGATTCACCTACGCGGAGTTCGGCGAGCGCGCTGACCGATTTTCGGCCGCGCTTCAGGAACGAGGGATCGAGAAGGGCGATCGGGTCGCCGTGCTCGATCCGAACACGCACTACCACCTCGAGGCGGCGTACGGAGCGATGCAGATCGGGGCGGTTTTTACGCCGTTGAACTACCGGCTGACGCCTGACGATTACGAGTACATCCTGTCCGATGCGGGCGTCGACGCGATCTACGCGGATTACGAGTACGCCGACAAGATCGAGGCGATCCGCGACGAGATTCCGACGGAGACGTTCGTGACGAACGACCTCGAGCGCGTCGAGGGCGGTGGGGCCGACGAAGCCGGACGATCCTCGTCGTCGTCCGCCGGAGCGTGGGAAGATTTCGACGCGCTGCTCTCGTCGGCCGGTACCGAATTTGACCGACCCGAGATGAGCGAAGACGAGATCATCACGATCAACTACACCTCGGGGACGACGGGCGATCCGAAGGGCGTCTGCCGGACGCACCGAACCGAGAGCATCCACGCCTATCTAATGTCGATCTACCACGAGATCAGCGACGACGACGTCTACCTCTGGACGCTCCCGATGTTCCACGTCAACGGCTGGGGACACATCTACGCGGTGACCGGAATGGGCGCGACCCACGTCTGTACGCGCGGCGTCAATCCCGACGAGGTCGTCGAGGCGGTCACGACGGAAGACGTGTCGTTCCTCTGTGCCGCGCCGGCCGTTCTCAATCAGTTGATCGACTACTACGAGGCGCAGGGCGAACCCGAGATGATGGGCGCGAACAGAGTTCGGGCGACGACCGCCGGCAGCGCGCCGCCGGAGGCGACCATCCGCGCCGTCGAAGAGGAGTTCGGCTGGTACCTGAAACACCTCTACGGCGCGACCGAGACGGGGCCACTGATCACCATCTCCGACGCCAAACGGCTCATGACCGACGAAAACCGCTTCGAACTCAAGAAGCGACAGGGGATGGGGATCCTCGGCACCGACGTTCGGGTCGTCGACGAAGACGGTGCGGACGTCCCTCGAGACGACGCGACGCTCGGCGAAGTCGTCGTCCGCGGCAACCAGGTGATGGACCGCTACTGGGACAAACCGGAGGCCACGGAGGAGGCGTTCAACGACCGCGTCGAGGGGTACTATCACACCGGCGACCTCGCGACGATGGACGAGAACGGGATGATCGCCATTCGCGATCGCAAGAAGGACATTATCATCTCCGGCGGCGAGAACATCTCGAGCATCGAACTCGAGGACACTCTGTTCGATCACGACGCGGTCGCGGACGTGGCGATCATTCCAGCCCCGAGCGAGCAGTGGGGCGAGACGCCGAAAGCGTTCGTGGTGCCGACCAACGGCGATCCGGAGAACCCGCCAGTTGCGGCCGACGAGTTGACCGATTTCACTCGCGAGCGACTGGCGAGTTACAAGGTCGTCCACCGGATCGAGTACGTCGAGGAGTTACCGAAAACGGCGACCGGCAAGACCCAAAAGTACGAACTCCGTCAGGAGGAGTGGGACGACGAGGACCGACTGATTGGCGAAGGATAA
- a CDS encoding winged helix-turn-helix transcriptional regulator, with translation MAETDGEDIEDLPPSAKLVFKVLEYDGPLTQKQIVEESMLSARTVRYALERLEEIGIVDEDIYFADARQSLYRIEDPVAADGNGVEESPKKDACCAE, from the coding sequence ATGGCAGAGACTGACGGGGAGGACATCGAAGACTTGCCACCGAGCGCCAAACTCGTCTTCAAGGTTCTCGAGTACGATGGGCCGTTGACCCAGAAGCAGATCGTCGAGGAATCGATGTTATCTGCCCGGACCGTCCGGTACGCACTCGAGCGGCTAGAGGAGATCGGAATCGTCGACGAGGATATCTACTTTGCGGACGCTCGACAGAGCCTCTATCGGATCGAAGACCCCGTCGCGGCCGATGGTAACGGTGTCGAAGAGTCCCCGAAAAAGGACGCCTGCTGTGCGGAATAA
- a CDS encoding NAD+ synthase, which yields MAADRKTVVYSETSHTNGSFITDRPGLESVRSRITDDIRTTVADAGAEGVVVAMSGGIDSTVTAALAVEALGSDRVLGLGLPCHKAEHTGVSEARTIAEGLGIEFEEIQLRPLLEAFKETVGTELESRSAGDERDRPHERNHAIGNVTARLRMVCAYYAANRQQRLVLGTANRSEWLLGYFTKYGDGAADTYPIGDLYKTEVRALAKRIGVPRRIVSKEPTAGFWADQTDADELGAPYDVLDPLLQRLVDEDEPIGDAADALDIDRETARSIAWLCAETQHKRATPPTPGVAGRGDGSD from the coding sequence ATGGCCGCAGATAGGAAGACAGTTGTCTATTCGGAAACCAGCCACACGAACGGCTCGTTCATCACGGACCGACCGGGACTCGAGTCGGTCCGCTCACGGATCACCGATGATATTCGGACGACCGTCGCTGACGCGGGTGCCGAGGGCGTCGTCGTCGCGATGAGCGGCGGGATCGACTCCACCGTTACGGCGGCGCTGGCCGTCGAAGCGCTGGGAAGCGATCGAGTGCTCGGTCTCGGACTTCCCTGCCACAAAGCCGAACACACCGGTGTGAGCGAGGCTCGAACGATCGCGGAGGGGCTCGGAATCGAGTTCGAAGAGATTCAGCTCCGACCGCTCCTCGAGGCGTTCAAAGAAACGGTTGGAACCGAACTCGAGTCTCGCTCGGCGGGAGACGAACGCGACCGCCCGCACGAGCGAAACCACGCGATCGGGAACGTAACCGCGCGGTTGCGGATGGTCTGTGCGTACTACGCGGCGAATCGCCAGCAGCGACTCGTCCTCGGGACTGCGAACCGCTCCGAGTGGTTGCTCGGCTACTTCACCAAGTACGGTGACGGCGCGGCTGATACGTACCCGATCGGCGATCTCTACAAGACGGAGGTGCGCGCGCTCGCGAAACGGATCGGCGTACCGCGGCGAATCGTCAGCAAGGAGCCGACGGCGGGGTTCTGGGCCGACCAGACCGACGCCGACGAACTCGGGGCTCCCTACGACGTCCTCGATCCGCTGTTACAGCGACTCGTCGACGAAGACGAGCCGATCGGCGACGCTGCGGATGCGCTCGACATCGACCGCGAGACGGCACGGTCCATCGCGTGGCTGTGCGCCGAAACCCAGCATAAACGAGCGACCCCGCCAACACCCGGCGTCGCCGGACGCGGTGACGGATCCGACTGA
- a CDS encoding M48 family metalloprotease: MSAPDTSQTLRLRMLVALGLIVCLPFAFVYTFVFLANTIGIALLEWANERPYHGEFYVDPLVLTVVVLGGLVVQYYFGPRTVLGSVGARAVDASEYPELHATVTRLSTQVDVAKPDVAIVRSGVPNAFAVAGGGTGRIVVTSELLETLEDEELEAVVAHELAHLKNRDANLMTVAWLLPTLTYYLATAAFYVLYGLYRLFGSGFGGGSSRGENDGRGLVVAIVVIVVCAVVTLTVSAMFWAASVLFYRVLSRQREYAADRAATAITGSPAALAGALEKIDESMPDVPDADLRKLDGGAEALYLAPLESRAFGSKELVSTDIFPDTHPPTQERIERLRDLAAETGTVTETRR; this comes from the coding sequence ATGTCCGCTCCCGACACATCCCAGACCCTCCGGCTCCGAATGCTCGTCGCGCTCGGATTGATCGTCTGCCTCCCGTTCGCGTTCGTTTACACGTTCGTCTTCCTCGCGAACACCATCGGCATCGCCCTCCTCGAGTGGGCCAACGAGCGGCCGTACCACGGCGAATTCTACGTCGATCCCCTCGTCCTGACAGTCGTCGTCCTCGGCGGGCTCGTCGTGCAGTACTACTTCGGCCCGCGAACGGTCCTCGGATCAGTCGGGGCTCGCGCCGTCGACGCGAGCGAGTACCCCGAGCTACACGCCACGGTGACCCGACTATCGACACAGGTCGACGTCGCGAAACCGGACGTCGCCATAGTCAGGAGTGGGGTCCCCAACGCCTTCGCCGTCGCCGGCGGCGGGACCGGGCGCATCGTCGTGACGAGCGAACTGCTCGAGACGCTTGAGGACGAGGAACTCGAGGCAGTCGTCGCCCACGAGCTCGCCCACCTGAAGAATCGGGATGCGAACCTGATGACCGTCGCGTGGCTGTTACCGACGCTCACGTACTACCTCGCGACCGCCGCGTTCTACGTGCTCTATGGGCTCTATCGACTGTTCGGTTCCGGATTCGGCGGCGGCTCGAGCCGTGGCGAGAACGACGGCCGCGGTCTCGTGGTCGCGATCGTCGTCATCGTCGTCTGTGCCGTCGTGACGCTGACGGTCTCGGCGATGTTCTGGGCCGCAAGCGTGCTGTTCTATCGGGTCCTCTCGAGGCAGCGCGAGTACGCCGCCGATCGGGCCGCCACGGCGATCACGGGCTCGCCCGCGGCCCTCGCCGGTGCGCTCGAGAAGATCGACGAATCGATGCCTGACGTCCCGGACGCGGACCTCCGGAAGCTCGACGGCGGCGCGGAGGCGCTGTATCTCGCGCCGCTCGAGTCCCGCGCGTTCGGGTCGAAGGAACTCGTCAGTACGGACATCTTCCCGGATACGCATCCACCGACGCAAGAACGGATCGAACGGCTACGCGATCTGGCCGCCGAAACCGGGACCGTGACCGAGACGAGACGATGA
- a CDS encoding outer membrane protein assembly factor BamB family protein: MTDDRLTRRRLLAATGPGLAAVVAGCGYQPGSGEIDWHEERTTSTGLSRSNDEIWLGDGRTLFHVRNRSGTSIEHDGDFGFASVDDARVTAYDSSGQVVWGLSAETQYAGDPAVAHGAAYLSLENGHVTALEKPTGDDDPEPRWTTDWGGPALSLRAGSELVVGVHDDGLVCFDADDGEERFTLEREAVGADELIDAGVADGWVWLTTAGGPSADGNVAEFTLQSITGDGSVRSMTALQGSPDWLETSGTNAVVGVDGTVSARTPAGDRRFSLALEAGTGNGTPILVDESARLYHDSRGALEAINIADGEVAWRRNDYSFRGTPVADADGIYGQGSGPDMNECGLVAVTGAGDPWWGVSSLAALDCSGDLYLVDDRLVVVTDDGMYGFRAEPGRRWTVL, translated from the coding sequence ATGACGGATGATCGACTCACCCGCCGCCGACTGCTCGCGGCGACCGGACCCGGACTCGCGGCCGTAGTCGCCGGCTGTGGCTACCAGCCCGGCAGCGGCGAGATCGACTGGCACGAAGAGCGCACCACGTCCACCGGCCTGTCTCGCTCGAACGACGAAATCTGGCTCGGCGACGGTCGAACGCTGTTCCACGTCCGAAATCGGAGCGGCACGTCAATCGAACACGATGGCGACTTCGGCTTTGCCAGCGTCGACGACGCCCGTGTCACCGCGTACGACTCGAGCGGACAGGTCGTCTGGGGCCTGAGCGCCGAGACCCAGTACGCGGGCGACCCCGCAGTCGCCCACGGGGCGGCGTACCTCTCGCTCGAGAACGGGCACGTAACAGCGCTCGAGAAGCCGACTGGCGACGACGACCCGGAGCCGCGGTGGACGACCGACTGGGGCGGACCCGCCCTGTCGTTGCGCGCCGGTTCCGAACTGGTCGTCGGCGTCCACGACGATGGGCTTGTCTGCTTCGACGCGGACGACGGCGAGGAACGGTTCACGCTCGAGCGCGAGGCGGTCGGTGCGGACGAACTCATCGATGCAGGGGTCGCCGACGGGTGGGTGTGGTTGACGACGGCCGGTGGACCGAGCGCAGATGGGAACGTCGCCGAATTTACGCTACAAAGCATCACCGGCGACGGCAGCGTTCGATCGATGACCGCGCTCCAGGGATCACCGGACTGGCTGGAGACGAGCGGGACGAACGCGGTGGTCGGCGTCGACGGGACCGTCAGCGCCAGAACGCCGGCCGGTGATCGTCGGTTTTCGCTCGCACTCGAGGCCGGGACCGGGAACGGAACACCGATACTCGTCGACGAATCCGCTCGGCTCTACCACGACTCGAGGGGGGCGCTCGAGGCGATAAACATCGCCGACGGCGAGGTCGCGTGGCGGCGGAACGACTATTCGTTTCGAGGAACGCCGGTCGCCGACGCCGATGGAATCTACGGGCAGGGGTCGGGACCCGACATGAACGAGTGCGGGCTGGTCGCCGTGACGGGTGCCGGCGATCCGTGGTGGGGCGTCTCGTCGCTTGCGGCACTGGACTGCTCGGGCGACCTGTACCTCGTCGACGACCGACTCGTCGTGGTCACTGACGATGGCATGTACGGGTTCCGAGCGGAGCCGGGACGGCGATGGACGGTCCTCTAA
- a CDS encoding PINc/VapC family ATPase has protein sequence MNVVPDTSVVIDGRVSATIGDGQFEGATISVPEAVVAELEAQANDGIDSGWDGLEELQRLADLADEGTIELEYVGERPNAIERGHASEGEIDALIRDLAEDLGATFLTSDIVQAEVAESKGLDVEHVSPEVREVGTLAVEEFFDDQTMSVHLKTDAVPKAKRGELGEMRYEAIADEPTDEATMDEYAREVVDAAKEATGGFIELSEPGMQIVQFRDYRIAIGRPPFSDGIEITAVRPIAQTDIDDYEHADELKERLLERQRGVLISGAPGAGKSTFAQAVARYISDNDYSVKTMEKPRDLQVGPEITQYTELAGEMAKTADALLMVRPDYTIYDEVRKTNDFEVFADMRLAGVGMIGVVHATRAIDALQRLVGRVELGMIPQVVDTVIYIEAGEVDTVYDVKTEVKVPAGLTEEDLARPVIQITNFQTNEPEYEIYTFNRQVVTVPLKDEDGGPANESGVDRIAKQEIEREIRSIAQGHVDVHLKSQDTAVVYVEENDISNVIGKGGGRITDIENRLGISIDVRTHDENPNYGAGRGAGASADGGSGGGRVAGEIVTPEITSRHIVIPVDGNHGETVEVQAAGEYLFTATVSRGGEIQVSRGSAIADELEQAIDRKDPVTVVPS, from the coding sequence ATGAACGTCGTGCCGGATACGAGCGTAGTCATCGACGGTCGCGTTTCGGCGACGATCGGCGATGGGCAGTTCGAGGGAGCGACGATTTCGGTGCCCGAAGCCGTCGTCGCGGAACTCGAGGCGCAGGCAAACGACGGGATCGACAGCGGCTGGGACGGCCTGGAGGAACTCCAGCGACTCGCGGATCTCGCCGACGAGGGGACGATCGAACTCGAGTACGTCGGCGAGCGGCCGAACGCCATCGAGCGCGGTCACGCCTCCGAGGGCGAGATCGACGCGCTCATTCGCGACCTCGCGGAGGACCTCGGCGCAACCTTCCTGACGAGCGACATCGTCCAGGCCGAAGTCGCCGAGTCGAAGGGCCTCGACGTCGAACACGTCTCCCCCGAAGTCCGCGAGGTGGGGACGCTGGCCGTCGAGGAGTTCTTCGACGACCAGACGATGAGCGTCCACCTCAAGACCGACGCCGTGCCGAAGGCCAAACGCGGCGAACTCGGCGAGATGCGCTACGAGGCGATCGCCGACGAGCCGACCGACGAGGCCACGATGGACGAGTACGCCCGCGAGGTCGTCGACGCGGCCAAGGAGGCCACCGGCGGCTTCATCGAACTCTCCGAACCGGGCATGCAGATCGTCCAGTTTCGGGACTACCGGATCGCCATCGGTCGACCGCCGTTTTCCGACGGTATCGAGATCACCGCCGTCCGACCGATCGCCCAGACCGACATCGACGACTACGAGCACGCCGACGAGTTGAAAGAGCGACTGCTCGAGCGCCAGCGCGGCGTCCTGATCTCGGGCGCGCCGGGAGCCGGGAAGTCGACGTTCGCCCAGGCGGTCGCCCGCTATATCTCCGACAACGACTACTCGGTCAAGACGATGGAGAAGCCGCGGGACCTGCAGGTCGGCCCCGAGATCACCCAGTACACGGAACTGGCCGGCGAGATGGCCAAAACCGCGGACGCCCTGCTGATGGTCCGACCCGACTACACCATCTACGACGAGGTCCGCAAGACGAACGATTTCGAGGTCTTCGCGGACATGCGACTCGCGGGCGTCGGCATGATCGGCGTCGTGCACGCGACGCGGGCGATCGACGCGCTGCAGCGACTCGTGGGCCGGGTCGAACTCGGCATGATTCCGCAGGTCGTGGACACGGTCATCTACATCGAGGCCGGCGAGGTCGACACCGTCTACGACGTCAAGACGGAGGTCAAGGTACCCGCCGGACTCACCGAGGAGGACCTCGCCCGGCCCGTGATTCAGATCACGAACTTCCAGACCAACGAGCCGGAGTACGAGATCTACACCTTCAACCGGCAGGTCGTCACCGTGCCGTTGAAAGACGAGGACGGCGGTCCCGCGAACGAATCCGGCGTCGACCGCATCGCGAAACAGGAGATCGAACGGGAGATCCGCTCGATCGCCCAGGGTCACGTCGACGTCCACCTCAAGAGCCAGGACACGGCCGTCGTCTACGTCGAGGAGAACGACATCTCGAACGTCATCGGGAAGGGTGGCGGCCGGATCACCGACATCGAGAACCGACTGGGGATCAGCATCGACGTCCGCACCCACGACGAGAACCCTAACTACGGCGCGGGCCGCGGTGCCGGTGCCAGCGCCGACGGCGGTTCCGGAGGGGGACGGGTAGCGGGCGAGATCGTCACCCCCGAGATCACCTCTCGACACATCGTTATCCCCGTCGACGGCAACCACGGCGAGACCGTCGAGGTCCAGGCCGCCGGCGAGTACCTGTTCACTGCGACGGTGAGTCGCGGTGGAGAAATTCAGGTGTCTCGAGGGAGTGCGATCGCGGACGAGTTAGAGCAAGCGATCGATCGGAAAGACCCGGTAACGGTCGTGCCGTCGTAG
- a CDS encoding M20 family metallopeptidase: MTVRELTRDLVSIPIHEDETAAGDYIEAWLRRETDADVTRDAAGNVIARRGTGGETLALVGHHDVVEPAESQRRIPASDADAAPEYVLEERDGRLYGRGAADMKGAVAAAMLAFRDSDARRTSSGRTQSGDADPDGELVFASFVGEEVGGVGARHAIANGFAPEYAIVGEGSTNYSGPDVTDVAVAHKGRRGSTITARGTAAHASEASVGENAIYRATDAVDIVRTLEAPSVSVAGETLEGSLVVTEIEGGSAMNVVPERCELTVDERTVPGERAALGRVEDLEGVTWTVDQDLPPMRCDDAAFARAVLDAASDVQSGSPELVTKPHATDAGWLSEAGTECVIYGPSEPGEAHTKDESVSLEVLERCRETYRRVAESWLS; encoded by the coding sequence ATGACCGTACGCGAGTTGACGCGCGACCTCGTTTCGATCCCGATCCACGAGGACGAGACGGCCGCGGGTGACTACATCGAAGCGTGGCTACGACGCGAAACCGACGCCGACGTGACTCGAGACGCCGCGGGGAACGTGATCGCACGACGCGGAACCGGTGGAGAAACGCTGGCGCTCGTCGGCCACCACGACGTCGTCGAACCGGCGGAGTCACAGCGCAGGATCCCGGCTTCGGACGCGGACGCCGCCCCCGAGTACGTCCTCGAGGAACGAGACGGTCGGCTCTACGGCCGCGGCGCGGCGGACATGAAAGGGGCGGTCGCGGCGGCGATGCTCGCGTTCCGGGACAGCGACGCGCGACGCACCTCGAGCGGCCGGACGCAGTCCGGCGACGCCGACCCGGACGGGGAACTCGTCTTCGCCAGTTTCGTCGGCGAGGAGGTCGGCGGGGTCGGCGCGCGCCACGCGATTGCGAACGGGTTCGCTCCCGAGTACGCCATCGTCGGCGAGGGATCGACCAACTACTCGGGACCCGACGTCACGGACGTCGCCGTCGCGCACAAGGGCCGCCGCGGGAGCACGATCACGGCCCGCGGAACGGCGGCCCACGCCAGCGAGGCCAGTGTCGGCGAGAACGCCATCTACCGCGCTACCGACGCCGTCGATATCGTGCGTACTCTCGAGGCCCCGTCAGTTTCGGTCGCGGGCGAAACGCTCGAGGGGAGCCTCGTCGTCACCGAAATAGAGGGTGGGTCGGCGATGAACGTCGTTCCCGAGCGCTGCGAACTAACCGTCGACGAGCGAACGGTTCCGGGCGAACGGGCCGCCCTCGGGCGGGTCGAGGATCTCGAGGGAGTCACGTGGACCGTCGACCAGGACCTGCCGCCGATGCGCTGTGACGACGCGGCGTTCGCCCGGGCGGTCCTCGATGCCGCGAGCGACGTTCAGTCGGGATCGCCGGAACTGGTGACGAAACCCCACGCGACCGACGCGGGGTGGCTCTCGGAGGCGGGGACCGAGTGCGTGATCTACGGCCCGTCCGAACCCGGCGAGGCCCACACGAAAGACGAGAGCGTCTCGCTCGAGGTGCTCGAGCGGTGTCGGGAGACCTACCGGCGGGTGGCCGAGTCGTGGCTCAGCTAG